The Phycisphaerales bacterium AB-hyl4 genome has a window encoding:
- a CDS encoding metal ABC transporter ATP-binding protein, with amino-acid sequence MHQHADCHHDDSLARHDPAHDAICLDHVSYHYPPRLFDRDQQAAQLALDDVTLHIERGVNLGIIGPNGAGKSTLLRIMLGLLEGYTGSVHIAGLTPRDACRQGNIVGYVPQRADVEWRFPLTATQVVRMGLVGKTGLFRWYSKSDKQYVEHIMEQVGVTDLRNRTIGALSGGQQQRLFIARALVAKPSILILDEPLVGIDETGQRQFAELIHALHESLELTMVIVSHDIQAIAAGCNRVACLKRRIHYHDAPEGLTPEVLAEVFEHEIAPVIRRTDLNAKSPRHQDAKQRTPEN; translated from the coding sequence ATGCACCAGCACGCCGACTGCCATCACGACGATTCGCTCGCCCGGCATGATCCGGCGCATGATGCGATCTGTCTCGACCATGTGAGCTACCACTACCCGCCGCGCCTGTTCGACCGCGATCAGCAGGCCGCGCAGCTCGCGCTCGACGATGTCACGCTCCACATCGAGCGCGGCGTCAATCTCGGCATCATCGGCCCCAACGGCGCGGGCAAGTCCACGCTCCTGCGCATCATGCTCGGCCTGCTCGAAGGCTACACCGGCAGCGTGCACATCGCAGGCCTCACCCCGCGCGATGCCTGTCGCCAGGGCAATATCGTCGGCTACGTGCCCCAACGCGCCGACGTCGAATGGCGCTTCCCGCTCACTGCCACGCAGGTCGTCCGCATGGGGCTCGTCGGGAAGACAGGCCTGTTCCGCTGGTACAGCAAGTCCGACAAGCAATACGTCGAGCACATCATGGAGCAAGTCGGCGTCACCGACCTGCGCAACCGCACCATCGGCGCGCTCAGCGGCGGCCAGCAGCAACGCCTCTTCATCGCCCGCGCCCTCGTCGCCAAACCCAGCATCCTCATCCTTGACGAGCCGCTGGTCGGCATCGACGAAACCGGCCAACGCCAATTCGCCGAGTTGATCCATGCGCTGCACGAAAGCCTCGAGTTGACCATGGTCATCGTCAGCCATGACATTCAAGCCATCGCCGCGGGCTGCAATCGCGTCGCCTGCCTCAAACGACGGATTCACTATCATGACGCCCCCGAAGGCCTCACGCCCGAGGTGCTCGCGGAAGTGTTCGAGCACGAAATCGCGCCGGTGATCCGACGGACGGACCTTAACGCCAAGTCGCCAAGGCACCAAGACGCCAAGCAGAGAACTCCGGAGAACTGA